The DNA window TCCGTCGGGTCCATGGCGGCGCTGACGGCCGGTGTCATGATCCTGACCCTGAACAATCTGGGTGGCGGGGACGTGGGCACCCTGGCGCTCGGCATGCTCGCGGCGATTGCCTTGAGCGCAGCCTGTGGCCTGGCGAACGGCCTCATCGTCACCTTCGGGCGCATCGAGCCCTTCATCGTGACGCTCGGCACCATGGGCATCTATCGTTCGCTCGTGATCTGGCTTGCGGCCGGCGGCACGATCACCATGCGCAATTTCGAGCTGCGCGAGCTCTACCGGCCGATCTATTTCGACAGCATTCTCGGCATTCCGATCCCGATCATCGCGTTCCTCGTGGTGGCCGCCATCGGTGCGCTGATCCTTTATCGCACCTCCTTCGGCCGCCACGTGGTGGCGCTCGGGTCCAACGAGGACGTGGCACGCTACTCGGGCGTGCCGATCTGGCGGGTGCGCACGCTGACCTACATCATCCAGGGCATCTGCGTCGGCATCGCGGTTCTGGTCTACGT is part of the Microvirga terrae genome and encodes:
- a CDS encoding ABC transporter permease; this translates as MTETVLRSSAEKRRFNIDMRALSPFIALVVLIIAGALINPDFLTASNLLNVVTRSAFIAIIAVGATFVIAGGGLDLSVGSMAALTAGVMILTLNNLGGGDVGTLALGMLAAIALSAACGLANGLIVTFGRIEPFIVTLGTMGIYRSLVIWLAAGGTITMRNFELRELYRPIYFDSILGIPIPIIAFLVVAAIGALILYRTSFGRHVVALGSNEDVARYSGVPIWRVRTLTYIIQGICVGIAVLVYVPRLGSATPTTGLLWELQAITAVVIGGTALKGGIGRIWGTVVGAVILELVANIMVLSNFVSEFLVGAVQGAIIIIAMLVQRSVHRGR